One Capsicum annuum cultivar UCD-10X-F1 chromosome 2, UCD10Xv1.1, whole genome shotgun sequence genomic window carries:
- the LOC107859730 gene encoding zinc finger CCCH domain-containing protein 1 isoform X1, whose translation MENSDTPACDSNAPKAEAEQLPAAPTSSSPVCNFFKKPSKGKNIRKRPAVDEGENDDAEGDSSVIYTKKKSAVNNKLHFSTGPSKSNKDTESSVDSKASRFHFESSKEIQVQNDSRATATLETETEFSKDARAIRERALKQAEEALKGKSKAGGDEKLYKGINQYTDYKAGLRREHTISSEKAGGAHGPLRASAHIRVSARFDYQPDICKDYKETGYCGYGDSCKFMHDRGDYKSGWQMEREWEEAEKERKRKLALGMLDEDDEDAEKSDEDDDDALPFACFICREPFVDPVVTKCKHYFCEHCALKHHAKNKKCYVCNQPTLGIFNTAFEIRKKMAAQGK comes from the exons ATGGAGAATTCAGACACACCAGCATGTGATTCAAATGCTCCTAAAGCTGAAGCTGAACAGCTGCCAGCAGCTCCAACTTCTTCAAGTCCCG TatgcaatttttttaaaaaaccatcCAAGGGGAAGAATATCAGAAAGCGTCCTGCGGTTGACGAGGGGGAGAATGACGATGCAGAGGGTGATAGTTCAGTCATATATACCAAGAAAAAATCAGCGGTTAATAATAAGCTGCATTTTTCAACTGGACCTTCAAAATCCAACAAGGATACTGAATCCAGTGTGGATTCAAAAGCCTCTCGTTTTCATTTTGAGTCCTCTAAGGAAATTCAAGTTCAGAATGATAGTAGAGCAACAGCCACTTTAGAAACTGAGACTGAGTTCTCGAAAGATGCTCGGGCCATTCGGGAAAGAGCTCTGAAGCAGGCAGAGGAGGCTTTAAAGGGAAAAAGCAAGGCAGGCGGTGATGAGAAATTGTATAAGGGTATCAATCAATACACTGATTACAAAGCTGGTTTGAGAAGAGAACATACGATCTCTAGTGAGAAAGCCGGTGGAGCGCATGGTCCTCTCAGGGCTTCTGCTCACATCAGAGTTTCAGCAAGGTTTGACTATCAACCAGATATCTGTAAGGACTATAAAGAGACGGGATATTGTGGATACGGAGACTCCTGCAAATTTATGCATGACCGCGGAGATTATAAGTCTGGCTGGCAGATGGAAAGGGAGTGGGAAGAAGCTGAGAAAGAGAGGAAAAGAAAATTGGCTCTGGGGATGTTGGATGAGGATGACGAGGATGCAGAGAagagtgatgaagatgatgatgacgCATTACCATTTGCTTGTTTTATCTGCAGAGAGCCTTTTGTTGATCCTGTTGTGACCAAATGCAAGCATTACTTCTGTGAGCACTGTGCATTAAAG CACCATGCAAAGAATAAGAAGTGCTATGTGTGCAACCAGCCAACCCTTGGGATATTCAATACAGCATTTGAAATACGCAAAAAAATGGCGGCTCAAGGAAAATGA
- the LOC107859730 gene encoding zinc finger CCCH domain-containing protein 1 isoform X2, with amino-acid sequence MMHWDPSSRAWFLSEHLSAPCPVLLLLCNFFKKPSKGKNIRKRPAVDEGENDDAEGDSSVIYTKKKSAVNNKLHFSTGPSKSNKDTESSVDSKASRFHFESSKEIQVQNDSRATATLETETEFSKDARAIRERALKQAEEALKGKSKAGGDEKLYKGINQYTDYKAGLRREHTISSEKAGGAHGPLRASAHIRVSARFDYQPDICKDYKETGYCGYGDSCKFMHDRGDYKSGWQMEREWEEAEKERKRKLALGMLDEDDEDAEKSDEDDDDALPFACFICREPFVDPVVTKCKHYFCEHCALKHHAKNKKCYVCNQPTLGIFNTAFEIRKKMAAQGK; translated from the exons atgatgcattggGATCCCAGTAGTAGAGCATGGTTCTTGTCTGAGCATCTATCTGCTCCCTGTCCAGTACTATTATTAT TatgcaatttttttaaaaaaccatcCAAGGGGAAGAATATCAGAAAGCGTCCTGCGGTTGACGAGGGGGAGAATGACGATGCAGAGGGTGATAGTTCAGTCATATATACCAAGAAAAAATCAGCGGTTAATAATAAGCTGCATTTTTCAACTGGACCTTCAAAATCCAACAAGGATACTGAATCCAGTGTGGATTCAAAAGCCTCTCGTTTTCATTTTGAGTCCTCTAAGGAAATTCAAGTTCAGAATGATAGTAGAGCAACAGCCACTTTAGAAACTGAGACTGAGTTCTCGAAAGATGCTCGGGCCATTCGGGAAAGAGCTCTGAAGCAGGCAGAGGAGGCTTTAAAGGGAAAAAGCAAGGCAGGCGGTGATGAGAAATTGTATAAGGGTATCAATCAATACACTGATTACAAAGCTGGTTTGAGAAGAGAACATACGATCTCTAGTGAGAAAGCCGGTGGAGCGCATGGTCCTCTCAGGGCTTCTGCTCACATCAGAGTTTCAGCAAGGTTTGACTATCAACCAGATATCTGTAAGGACTATAAAGAGACGGGATATTGTGGATACGGAGACTCCTGCAAATTTATGCATGACCGCGGAGATTATAAGTCTGGCTGGCAGATGGAAAGGGAGTGGGAAGAAGCTGAGAAAGAGAGGAAAAGAAAATTGGCTCTGGGGATGTTGGATGAGGATGACGAGGATGCAGAGAagagtgatgaagatgatgatgacgCATTACCATTTGCTTGTTTTATCTGCAGAGAGCCTTTTGTTGATCCTGTTGTGACCAAATGCAAGCATTACTTCTGTGAGCACTGTGCATTAAAG CACCATGCAAAGAATAAGAAGTGCTATGTGTGCAACCAGCCAACCCTTGGGATATTCAATACAGCATTTGAAATACGCAAAAAAATGGCGGCTCAAGGAAAATGA